Proteins encoded together in one Vigna angularis cultivar LongXiaoDou No.4 chromosome 5, ASM1680809v1, whole genome shotgun sequence window:
- the LOC108339507 gene encoding dehydration-responsive element-binding protein 3: MSISEEEGKGGSRKRRREAEAETAFRGVRKRSWGRYVSEIRLPGQKTRIWLGSFASPEMAARAYDSAAFFLKGTSATLNFPDLVHSLPRPLSSSRRDIQSAAATAALHPPSLGTDTNSNSSSWLDNLGDESRISTMSFEDVKDAPLMSPLRVDLTFGDFSWNNLFHFNYDDVFMS; the protein is encoded by the coding sequence ATGAGCATCAGTGAAGAAGAAGGCAAAGGTGGCTCCAGGAAGCGCCGGCGTGAGGCGGAGGCGGAAACTGCATTCCGCGGAGTGCGGAAACGGAGCTGGGGACGTTACGTATCGGAGATAAGGCTGCCGGGTCAGAAAACCCGGATATGGCTTGGCTCCTTCGCGTCGCCTGAGATGGCGGCGAGGGCTTATGACTCAGCCGCTTTCTTCTTGAAAGGAACATCAGCCACCCTTAATTTCCCCGACCTCGTCCACTCCCTTCCTCGCCCTCTCTCCTCCTCCCGGAGAGACATACAATCCGCCGCCGCAACAGCCGCTCTCCACCCTCCTTCTCTCGGTACCGACACCAACAGCAATAGCAGCAGCTGGTTGGACAACTTGGGAGACGAATCCAGGATTTCGACGATGTCGTTTGAGGATGTGAAAGATGCCCCTCTGATGAGCCCCCTAAGGGTGGACTTGACTTTTGGAGATTTCTCATGGAACAACCTCTTCCATTTCAACTATGACGATGTTTTCATGTCATGA